The DNA region CGTTGATTAACATTGAGACACTGTGTAATCTCCGGTTAAATCGTGACTTTTCTAACATATTAGATATCAACTTATGTTCTTTCATATAGGTACAAGCCTTACTATGATTACCATTAAAGAACATCGCCGATGTTATTGCCGTTGTAATAATTTCTGCGTCATTCATCTCTCGACGACAATCTTCATTATGCCCAATCGCCTTTAACAGGTCGTCTATGATAGCATATATGGAAATTATTTCGTTTAGCATTTAGCCCTCCTAATTTTCTCTTCTTGGAGGGCATTTTATTGCTTTACTGTCCCAAAGCGATCGCCCATAAGAGTAACTAGCAACTTGGGTTACTAACTAAAATAATTTGGATTTTTAAATTAATTATGAATTTTTCACTGAATCAATTACTTAGATGGTTAATTTTTACGCTATTATTTCCTTTAGTGTTTCTCAATGGTTGGCTAGCATTTTTGCTGGTTAAAAATTTTCAACCTGTCGTAACAATTCTTGTTTTGGCTACTTTGCTTGCATTCGTTTTAAACTATCCTGTTGCCATTCTCCAAAAGCGAGGAGTGAAACGTGGCTATGCAGTAGCATTAGTTTTTATCTCAGCATTGATCATTATCGTTGCTCTGGGTATAACTTTGATTCCCATTGTTTTAGAGCAATTTAATGAGATGGTGAAAGTGTTTCCCCAATGGATTGATTCTAGTAAAGAAAAACTTCATATTTTAAATGATTGGTTTTTTAGGCACAAAGTAAATGTGGATTTAAGTCAGTTATTAAGCCGATTAACACAGCAATTACCCAATGAATTAGAGTTTCTTTCAGATAAACTTTTAAGCATTATTATAGATACGATTGATAGTATCTCTGAGGCATTAATCACAATAGTATTGACTTTCTATCTGTTGTTAGATGGGCCAAGGATTTGGGAGGTGATATTTAAAAGGCTACCTGGAGGTTTTGCTCAGAAGGTAAGTCAATCTATTCAACAAAACTTTCAAAATTACTTGATTGGTCAGGGAAGTTTGGCTTTGCTGATGGGAGTTTCATTAACATTATTGTTTTTAGCTTTTCAAGTCCAGTTTGCTTTACTTTTTGGTTTAGGGGTTGGGCTTTTGAGTTTAATTCCCTTTGGCGATGTCGTCAGTCTTGTTGTAATAACTTTAATAATAGCCACACATGACTTTTGGCTAGCAGTGAAGATTTTTGCAGTAGCTGTTGTCATTGACCAGTTAATTGATCAAGCGATCGCACCACGACTTTTAGGCAAATTTACTGGTATCAGACCAATATGGGTGTTAATCGCTTTGCTTGTAGGAACCAATGTTGGTGGAGTATTGGGTTTGCTAATCGCAGTACCTGTAGCTGGTTTTATCAAAGATATAGCAGATAATTTTTATAAATCTGATGATTCTGAGAATGTAGTTAAAAGTGAAACAGCATCAGAATTATTGGCAAAAGAGTCATGACATTTAAAACATCCTCTAAGGAATTTTTCAACGTGCCATAAATACACTGACTGGCTTTGCCGACCATTCCTTAATATAAGTGCCTTGTTGAGTAACTATTTCCTCACTTGTTTTATCTTGATTGTTTTGAGGCTCGATAGAAATGATGGCACAGGGAATGAAGTCTTTATAGGGATATTCTTTAGATTTTACTGAAGAAATATTCTTGACATTAATATGTTCAATATGAATCTCTTGAGTTTTATCATTTTCCAAGAGTATCCAAAATGGGTATTCCCAATCATCAGCTCGAATTGACAATCCCACTTTAAAACATTTTTGAGATTTCAAAAAGTTAGTTGCTCCAATGTAAGGCTCTCTTAGTTCTACTCGATTATTAAAGTATTGATTAGTTCTGCTGGTATTAAAGATATTCTCTATCCTACCATCCTTGAGCGTCGAAAGAAGAGAAATAAGAGGACGAGATTGATTAAAGAATAACCACGGAAGTGATGAAAGTATCAAAATAACAGCTATAGAATTGACCAGTTTATTTTGAGGCAAATTCGACAATACTACCCCAACAAATGGAGAAAATAACACAAAAAGAGGTAGATGAAGGCGACTATTGTACGGTGTCCATTTAAGAAGTAAGCAGAATAGTAGAAATGCGCTAACTACAAGCGCACCATAAACTACCAGATATTTTTGTCTTCTTAAACGCTTCCAACTTAGACAGAAAATAATAGCCAACACTATTAATAATAAGTGAATAAAATTAGCAGCCCTGTCTTCATGTAATAAGGTTAGTGAAGTTGGAAGGGAAAATCCCACCCATGTTGTACGAGGGTCATTGATATCTACCCCTAAAACTGTATGGAGTATGCGGATATCTCCCTCAATGACATCACGGACTGAGCTAAGAAATGTGTGTTTCCATGATGGTATGCCAATATGCAAACTGATATTTCTAATGATATTTGATATTAATATTGGAAGGCTAAATACGTCATTTGTATAATCCAAATTTGTCAATTTTGGATTTGTTGCGAGAGGGGAATGAAATAAATCCAAGTTGCGTGTATAAAAACCAATATTAATAATTAAAACTACAAATCCCATCGTCACAGCGATTTTCCATATTTTCCAACCAAGGTTTTTTATATTGAGAATAAAAAAGCAAAATAAAAATGGAAATGCGTAAATATAAGCTGTCGTTTTGGTCAAAATAGCCAGTCCTAAGCTTGCACTAATTTTGAATAAATTGGTTTTATTCTTACTTTGATTTAATGTTAATAATACATAGTAAACAAAACAAACCAACCAGAAAGAAACTACATAGTCATTTTGAGTGCTTGAACCTTGAAGAATTCCCATAGGAATAGTGGCACATACAACAGCAGAGAAAACCTGACCATGCAAATCCGCACCAATTTGTTTTGCAATAAGTGACACTCCAAGAATGCTACC from Nostoc commune NIES-4072 includes:
- a CDS encoding AI-2E family transporter, which codes for MNFSLNQLLRWLIFTLLFPLVFLNGWLAFLLVKNFQPVVTILVLATLLAFVLNYPVAILQKRGVKRGYAVALVFISALIIIVALGITLIPIVLEQFNEMVKVFPQWIDSSKEKLHILNDWFFRHKVNVDLSQLLSRLTQQLPNELEFLSDKLLSIIIDTIDSISEALITIVLTFYLLLDGPRIWEVIFKRLPGGFAQKVSQSIQQNFQNYLIGQGSLALLMGVSLTLLFLAFQVQFALLFGLGVGLLSLIPFGDVVSLVVITLIIATHDFWLAVKIFAVAVVIDQLIDQAIAPRLLGKFTGIRPIWVLIALLVGTNVGGVLGLLIAVPVAGFIKDIADNFYKSDDSENVVKSETASELLAKES
- a CDS encoding glycosyltransferase family 39 protein; protein product: MFVLLPLVSLIVLYGIFYQRGSCWRSSVLSAAIVWGFLLTGITEILSLGKLLVFFWLVGVWILINIVLIYIYFQLVKKKKPIANQKTTLNLSPFSILLLCGVAFIIASVSLVALIAPPNNWDSMSYHMARIVHWIQNHSVAYYPTNYTAQLFLSPWSEFAIMHLQILSGGDRLANLVQCFSMAGSILGVSLIAKQIGADLHGQVFSAVVCATIPMGILQGSSTQNDYVVSFWLVCFVYYVLLTLNQSKNKTNLFKISASLGLAILTKTTAYIYAFPFLFCFFILNIKNLGWKIWKIAVTMGFVVLIINIGFYTRNLDLFHSPLATNPKLTNLDYTNDVFSLPILISNIIRNISLHIGIPSWKHTFLSSVRDVIEGDIRILHTVLGVDINDPRTTWVGFSLPTSLTLLHEDRAANFIHLLLIVLAIIFCLSWKRLRRQKYLVVYGALVVSAFLLFCLLLKWTPYNSRLHLPLFVLFSPFVGVVLSNLPQNKLVNSIAVILILSSLPWLFFNQSRPLISLLSTLKDGRIENIFNTSRTNQYFNNRVELREPYIGATNFLKSQKCFKVGLSIRADDWEYPFWILLENDKTQEIHIEHINVKNISSVKSKEYPYKDFIPCAIISIEPQNNQDKTSEEIVTQQGTYIKEWSAKPVSVFMAR